In the Leptolyngbya sp. SIO1E4 genome, one interval contains:
- a CDS encoding FtsX-like permease family protein, producing the protein MLGFVQTFKTLQERTALGLLQLKHDPIRLLTAIAGITFADVLIFMQLGFADALFTTNTQYPRSIEADIILISNQAKNFGQLRTFTRRRLYQAQDVPGVAAADALYVGSVDWRNPQTRKETSMLIVGQNPHRPALTLPEVNQQLNAIHLPDHVLFDQASRGDYQEMIAQVNQGESVTTEIGLRTVTVAGLFTVGASFADDGALITSDQNFLRLFPGREAGAVSIGLIHLQPGYDPELVRTTLATRLPADVLVLTKQGYVDFEINEIQGNSPVGFVFGLGTTMGFIVGMVIVYQVLSTDVNSHLAEYATFKAMGYRNSYLLGVIFEEALILSVLGFIPGLVIALGAYQLTAIATALPLAMPLSRGVFVLFLTFVMCGASGAIATRRLQAADPADIF; encoded by the coding sequence ATGCTGGGCTTCGTCCAAACATTCAAAACCCTACAAGAACGCACGGCCTTGGGGCTGCTGCAGTTAAAGCATGACCCCATCCGGCTACTGACTGCGATCGCAGGCATTACCTTTGCCGACGTTTTAATTTTTATGCAGCTAGGCTTTGCCGATGCGCTCTTCACCACCAACACTCAATATCCCCGCAGCATAGAAGCAGACATCATCCTCATCAGTAATCAGGCTAAAAACTTTGGGCAACTGCGAACCTTTACCCGGCGGCGACTTTATCAGGCCCAAGATGTGCCAGGGGTGGCCGCTGCTGATGCCCTCTACGTCGGCTCCGTAGACTGGCGAAATCCCCAAACCCGTAAAGAGACCTCAATGTTGATTGTGGGGCAAAACCCTCATCGACCGGCGCTCACCCTGCCTGAAGTCAACCAGCAGCTAAACGCGATTCACCTACCAGATCATGTTTTGTTTGATCAAGCCTCACGCGGAGACTATCAGGAGATGATCGCCCAGGTTAACCAAGGGGAATCCGTGACGACGGAAATTGGCTTGCGAACCGTGACCGTCGCCGGACTATTCACAGTAGGGGCCTCCTTTGCAGATGATGGTGCCCTGATTACCAGCGACCAAAACTTTTTACGGTTATTTCCCGGGCGTGAAGCGGGGGCCGTGAGTATCGGGCTAATTCATCTGCAGCCGGGCTATGATCCAGAGCTGGTAAGAACGACCTTAGCCACTCGATTGCCTGCAGATGTGCTGGTGCTGACCAAACAAGGCTACGTCGATTTTGAAATCAATGAAATCCAAGGGAATTCACCCGTTGGCTTTGTCTTTGGTTTGGGGACAACCATGGGCTTCATCGTGGGGATGGTGATTGTTTACCAGGTGCTTTCAACGGATGTGAATAGTCACCTGGCAGAATATGCCACCTTCAAGGCCATGGGCTATCGCAATAGTTATCTACTCGGGGTGATTTTTGAGGAAGCGCTCATTTTATCGGTGCTAGGGTTTATCCCCGGTTTGGTCATTGCCTTAGGGGCTTATCAGCTGACAGCTATAGCCACAGCATTGCCCCTGGCAATGCCTTTGAGTCGAGGGGTCTTTGTTCTCTTTCTCACGTTTGTCATGTGTGGTGCCTCGGGTGCGATCGCCACCCGCCGACTTCAAGCTGCCGATCCAGCGGATATTTTCTAG
- a CDS encoding efflux RND transporter periplasmic adaptor subunit: MNGDVLTHQASSAKSPRRWLAIAGVVILGITGFAAWRIRQFRIMQVQETEAEAAAALASEISTVTALGRLEPAGEMIELTPPTSVQESRIDQLLVQEGDRVEAGQVVAILDNRALLEAALQRAEEQVRVAQAQLAQVEAGAQTGELDAQEAEIARLRADRTTQLEAQRATVARLEAEEQTARVEYSRYESLYQQGAVSASERDTNKLTYTTAERRRQEAQAELSRIETTSQQQIQQAEATFEQIAEVRPVDVAAAAAEVQSAIAAVAEAQANLDQASVKSPLAGQIIDIHTRPGEIVGDEGIATLGETGQMMAIAEIYESDISQIEVGQSATITATAIPDSLQGTVERIGLQVEQQQVVDEDPAANLDARVVEVHVRLDPASSQIVAGLTNLQVTVTVQTN, translated from the coding sequence ATGAATGGAGATGTGCTGACCCATCAAGCATCCTCGGCGAAATCGCCCCGTCGTTGGCTGGCGATCGCAGGCGTCGTTATCCTCGGCATCACGGGCTTTGCCGCTTGGCGGATCCGACAATTTCGAATCATGCAAGTGCAAGAGACAGAGGCGGAAGCTGCGGCTGCTTTGGCGTCTGAAATTTCAACGGTGACTGCACTGGGGCGTTTAGAACCCGCAGGGGAGATGATTGAGCTCACACCGCCCACCTCAGTGCAAGAAAGCCGCATCGATCAGCTGTTGGTGCAGGAAGGCGATCGCGTTGAAGCCGGTCAGGTCGTCGCCATTTTGGACAACCGCGCCCTCTTAGAGGCCGCCTTGCAACGCGCTGAAGAGCAAGTGCGCGTGGCCCAGGCACAGCTCGCTCAGGTAGAAGCGGGTGCACAGACGGGTGAATTAGACGCTCAGGAGGCTGAAATTGCCCGACTGCGAGCAGATCGCACCACTCAGCTAGAGGCTCAACGCGCCACTGTGGCTCGGTTAGAGGCTGAAGAACAAACTGCCCGCGTTGAATATAGCCGCTATGAATCGCTCTATCAGCAGGGGGCTGTTTCCGCCTCTGAGCGAGACACCAACAAGTTGACCTACACCACGGCTGAACGGCGACGGCAAGAGGCGCAAGCGGAGTTATCGCGGATTGAAACGACCAGCCAACAACAAATTCAGCAGGCTGAAGCCACCTTCGAGCAAATTGCGGAGGTGCGTCCGGTAGATGTGGCAGCGGCGGCAGCAGAAGTGCAATCTGCGATCGCAGCGGTGGCTGAAGCTCAGGCCAATCTAGATCAGGCTTCGGTGAAATCACCGCTTGCAGGCCAAATCATTGACATTCATACCCGCCCGGGTGAAATCGTTGGTGATGAGGGCATTGCCACCCTGGGAGAGACTGGGCAAATGATGGCGATCGCTGAGATCTACGAAAGCGATATTTCCCAGATTGAAGTCGGTCAATCTGCCACCATTACCGCAACCGCTATTCCCGATTCCCTTCAGGGCACGGTTGAACGCATTGGCTTACAAGTCGAGCAGCAGCAGGTTGTTGACGAAGACCCCGCTGCCAACCTGGATGCCAGGGTGGTGGAGGTTCATGTTCGCCTTGATCCAGCTTCTAGCCAAATCGTTGCAGGGCTCACTAATTTACAGGTTACGGTCACCGTTCAAACCAACTAA
- a CDS encoding sugar phosphorylase → MNIFSIPYSTKPDYTRPQFQLSSEIEKAIFDCLHKLYGKETAAHWMPELKRIMTVHWAFKPPELIEAERTLNPENRFTEQDIILITYGDLLQGKDSHPLETLANFLNTLPKLREIINTLHILPFFPYSSDRGFSVQDFRAVDPKLGSWQDIEALNGKFQLMFDAVFNHVSAESEAFQEMLNGNPLYEDTFTVYRSPDELTPEQRALIVRPRTSDVLTQFQSIDGPIWVWTTFSPDQIDLNFRNPQVLLYVLETLLIYVRHGADIIRLDAVTYLWEEPGTSCASLEQTHEVVKLFRKVLEVVAPAVAIITETNVPHEENISYFGDGTDEAQMVYNFALPPLVLYTFYRSNTTALSNWAKNLQYPSSTTTFFNILDTHDGIGLMGIKNVLPQAEIDFLIQTARQHGAFISYKTGQSGQEEAYEMNTTWFSALNLGNGTETLTLEVKRYVASRSIALVLRGVPGIYFHGLMGTSNDVAKVLQTKTKRDINRPALVAQDLIEMGQNPKSKVWQITHQFGNLLFLRRQYAAFHPNGRQEILMLAPEVFAVWRVSPNEDQHILTLTNVTNREISLAISLVDLVCMETQWYDLVKQRGWLAKDETLIVNLHPYDVAWLIPFTELEQMVAR, encoded by the coding sequence ATGAATATATTTTCTATTCCCTATAGTACGAAACCAGATTACACGCGACCTCAGTTTCAGCTCTCCTCAGAGATCGAGAAAGCGATCTTTGATTGCCTGCATAAACTCTACGGTAAAGAGACTGCTGCCCACTGGATGCCAGAGTTAAAGCGCATTATGACCGTTCACTGGGCCTTTAAACCTCCAGAACTCATCGAGGCAGAACGAACACTCAATCCCGAAAATCGCTTTACCGAACAAGATATTATCCTCATCACATATGGAGACTTACTACAAGGAAAAGACTCTCATCCTTTAGAAACATTGGCTAATTTTCTGAATACGCTTCCAAAGCTTAGAGAAATTATTAATACCCTACATATTTTACCATTTTTCCCATACTCATCTGACCGTGGGTTCTCAGTTCAAGACTTTAGAGCTGTCGATCCTAAACTAGGTTCTTGGCAAGACATTGAAGCGCTGAATGGGAAATTTCAGCTTATGTTTGATGCGGTTTTCAACCACGTCTCAGCTGAAAGTGAAGCCTTTCAAGAAATGTTGAATGGCAACCCCTTGTATGAAGATACGTTTACCGTTTATCGCTCTCCTGACGAGTTGACGCCCGAACAGCGAGCCCTGATTGTTCGCCCTAGAACATCAGATGTATTGACGCAATTCCAGTCTATTGATGGTCCAATTTGGGTCTGGACGACGTTCTCACCGGACCAAATTGATCTCAACTTCCGTAATCCTCAGGTATTGCTTTATGTGCTTGAAACGCTGCTGATTTATGTTCGCCACGGGGCCGACATCATTCGTTTAGATGCTGTGACCTACCTATGGGAAGAGCCAGGCACCTCATGTGCGAGCCTAGAGCAGACCCACGAAGTGGTCAAACTTTTTCGAAAAGTTTTGGAAGTTGTGGCACCTGCAGTTGCCATCATCACCGAGACAAATGTGCCCCACGAGGAAAACATCTCTTACTTTGGAGATGGAACCGATGAGGCGCAAATGGTGTACAACTTTGCGCTGCCGCCACTGGTGCTTTATACCTTTTACCGCAGCAATACGACGGCCTTGAGCAACTGGGCAAAGAATCTGCAGTATCCTTCTTCCACCACGACCTTCTTCAATATTCTGGATACCCACGATGGCATTGGGCTCATGGGCATTAAGAATGTTTTGCCTCAAGCAGAAATTGACTTTTTAATTCAAACGGCCCGCCAACATGGAGCCTTCATCTCTTATAAAACCGGGCAAAGCGGTCAAGAGGAAGCCTACGAAATGAACACGACCTGGTTTAGTGCGCTAAATCTGGGGAACGGTACCGAAACTCTGACTTTAGAAGTCAAACGATATGTTGCCTCTCGCTCCATTGCGCTGGTTCTACGGGGGGTGCCTGGCATCTACTTCCATGGCCTTATGGGTACCAGTAATGATGTGGCCAAGGTTTTGCAGACCAAAACAAAGCGCGATATTAATCGACCCGCCCTTGTGGCTCAAGACCTGATTGAAATGGGCCAAAATCCCAAGTCAAAAGTGTGGCAAATTACCCACCAGTTTGGCAACTTGCTGTTCCTGCGGAGACAATATGCTGCCTTTCATCCCAATGGCCGCCAGGAAATTCTGATGTTGGCGCCCGAGGTTTTTGCCGTGTGGCGTGTTTCCCCAAACGAAGACCAGCACATCTTAACGTTGACCAACGTGACCAATAGGGAAATTTCGCTGGCCATCTCCCTCGTGGATTTGGTCTGTATGGAAACTCAATGGTATGACCTGGTAAAACAACGGGGCTGGTTAGCGAAGGATGAAACCCTTATCGTAAACCTCCATCCCTATGACGTTGCCTGGCTGATTCCGTTTACTGAATTAGAACAGATGGTTGCTCGATAG
- a CDS encoding TetR/AcrR family transcriptional regulator, whose translation MNFSAQPKSFEQSSHSKPDKAKIILAGALEVFITHGYSAASMDRIASAAGVSKSTLYSYFQDKERLFVAVIQQFTLNNHQIMFSLLTDPDLQDPPEKVLHQIATSVLKGFAENRPLPTLMRLVIGESERFPELAQTFVREIQKPLLEQLSGYLASQPQLKLSDPMVTARMFAGSLVHYLIVQEIMHGSEIVPMERERMVDGLVSLITTVDRSDRKDDGHSVKA comes from the coding sequence ATGAATTTTTCAGCCCAACCGAAGTCGTTCGAACAATCCAGCCACAGTAAACCAGACAAAGCAAAGATTATTCTGGCAGGGGCATTGGAAGTATTTATCACCCATGGATACTCGGCTGCCAGCATGGATCGCATTGCATCGGCAGCGGGGGTGTCTAAATCAACGCTATATAGTTACTTTCAAGACAAGGAGCGGCTATTTGTCGCGGTTATTCAGCAATTTACCCTGAACAACCATCAAATAATGTTCAGTTTGCTGACGGATCCGGATTTGCAAGATCCGCCTGAAAAAGTGCTGCATCAGATAGCCACTTCGGTTCTCAAAGGGTTTGCGGAAAACCGACCACTCCCAACGTTGATGCGATTAGTTATCGGCGAGTCTGAGCGGTTCCCTGAATTAGCACAGACATTTGTGCGTGAAATTCAAAAACCCCTGTTGGAACAACTCAGCGGGTACCTGGCCTCTCAACCTCAGCTCAAATTGTCTGACCCCATGGTGACAGCCAGGATGTTTGCAGGATCGCTGGTGCATTACCTCATTGTTCAAGAAATTATGCATGGCAGCGAGATTGTCCCCATGGAACGAGAGCGCATGGTGGATGGCCTAGTGAGCCTGATCACGACCGTAGACAGAAGCGATCGCAAAGATGATGGCCATTCGGTTAAGGCTTAG
- a CDS encoding response regulator transcription factor yields MNRILIAEDNPHIIDFLKTGLKAHGFTTLAVEDGHQAAQLAHSDDFDLMILDLGLPGKDGLAVLQELRGQGDLLPVIVLTARDGVDDTVTALEGGANDYMTKPFRFEELLARIRVQLRDRHGNQQRPSETLLRVGNLTLDLITRQAWVDTRMVELSAREFTLAEVLLRHPMQVMSKEQLLDRVWGYDYDPGSNIIEVYIRHLRRKLGSDYIETVRGMGYRLRSPRPGKGD; encoded by the coding sequence ATGAATCGCATTCTTATCGCCGAGGACAACCCTCACATCATCGACTTCCTGAAGACCGGGCTGAAGGCTCACGGGTTTACCACCCTGGCAGTTGAGGATGGTCATCAAGCAGCACAACTAGCCCACAGCGATGACTTTGACCTGATGATTTTAGATTTAGGGCTGCCGGGTAAAGATGGCTTAGCGGTACTGCAAGAACTGCGGGGCCAAGGCGACCTGCTGCCGGTGATTGTGCTAACAGCCCGTGACGGGGTAGATGATACCGTCACAGCACTGGAAGGGGGGGCCAATGACTACATGACCAAACCCTTTCGTTTTGAAGAATTGCTGGCTCGCATCCGCGTGCAGCTGCGCGATCGCCATGGGAATCAACAACGCCCGTCAGAGACCTTATTAAGAGTTGGCAACTTAACCCTCGATTTGATTACTCGGCAGGCTTGGGTCGACACCCGCATGGTGGAATTATCGGCCCGTGAGTTTACCCTGGCAGAGGTGCTGCTCAGGCATCCCATGCAGGTGATGAGCAAAGAGCAGCTCCTGGACAGGGTTTGGGGCTATGACTATGACCCGGGTTCCAACATTATTGAGGTATATATCCGGCATTTACGGAGAAAGCTTGGCAGCGACTACATTGAAACGGTGAGAGGGATGGGCTATCGCCTGCGGAGTCCTCGTCCCGGTAAGGGTGACTAA